One Gossypium raimondii isolate GPD5lz chromosome 3, ASM2569854v1, whole genome shotgun sequence genomic window carries:
- the LOC105795119 gene encoding synaptotagmin-1, with translation MGFFSTILGLFGFGVGISAGLVIGYYLFIFFQPSDVKDPEIRPLVEQDSETLQGMLPEIPLWVKNPDYDRVDWINKFLEYMWPYLDKAICMTAENIAKPIIEEQIPKYKIDAVKFEKLTLGSLPPTFQGMKVYVTDEKELIMEPLIKWAGNPDVTIAVKAFGLKATVQVVDLQVFALPRITLKPLVPSFPCFANIFVSLMEKPYVDFGLKLIGADLMSIPGLYRFVQELIKDQVANMYLWPKTLQVPVLDPSKAFKRPVGVLHVKVLRASKLKKKDFLGASDPYVKLKLTEDKLTSKKTTVKHKNLNPEWNEEFDMIVKDPQTQALELHVIDWEQVGKHDKMGMNVVPLKELTADEPKGFTLELLKNMDLNDAQNEKSRGQLEVELTYKPFKEDEMPKTFEESKTLQKAPEDTPDGGGVLVVIVHEAQDVEGKHHTNPYVTILFRGEKRKTKHVKKNRDPRWEEEFTFMLDEPPVNDKLHVEVQSSSSRIGLLHPKETLGYIDINLSDVVNNKRINERYHLIDSKNGRIQIELQWRTK, from the exons atgGGGTTTTTCAGTactattttgggtttatttggaTTTGGAGTTGGGATTTCAGCGGGTCTTGTGATCGGTTATTAtcttttcatcttcttccagCCTAGCGATGTCAAG GATCCTGAAATCCGTCCATTGGTTGAGCAAGACTCAGAGACTTTACAAGGGATGCTTCCAGAGATACCACTTTGGGTAAAAAACCCAGATTACGATCGT GTTGACTGGATAAACAAGTTTTTGGAATATATGTGGCCTTATCTTGACAAG GCCATTTGCATGACTGCCGAGAACATTGCCAAACCCATAATAGAGGAGCAAATTCCTAAGTACAAAATTGATGCCgtcaaatttgaaaaacttaCATTAGGATCTTTGCCGCCAACTTTTCAAG GTATGAAGGTTTATGTTACAGATGAAAAGGAGTTAATTATGGAACCATTAATAAAATGGGCTGGAAATCCTGATGTTACTATTGCTGTAAAAGCATTTGGGCTGAAGGCAACTGTCCAG GTTGTGGATTTGCAAGTATTTGCTCTACCACGTATTACCTTAAAGCCTTTGGTTCCAAGCTTTCCTTGTTTTGCAAATATCTTCGTGTCCTTGATGGAGAAG CCCTATGTCGACTTTGGATTGAAGCTTATTGGGGCTGATCTCATGTCCATTCCTGGGCTTTACAGGTTTGTCCAG GAGCTCATCAAAGATCAGGTTGCAAACATGTATCTTTGGCCTAAAACCCTTCAAGTACCAGTTCTGGATCCATCAAA AGCTTTTAAAAGGCCTGTAGGAGTTCTTCATGTGAAAGTTCTAAGGGCATCGAAGctaaagaaaaaagattttttGGGTGCATCAGACCCTTATGTTAAACTGAAGCTAACTGAGGATAAGCTTACTTCTAAGAAAACCACTGTGAAGCATAAGAACTTGAACCCTGAATGGAATGAGGAATTTGATATGATAGTGAAAGATCCTCAGACCCAGGCCTTAGAGCTTCATGTTATTGATTGGGAGCAG GTCGGGAAGCATGACAAGATGGGAATGAATGTGGTTCCTTTGAAAGAACTTACTGCTGACGAGCCCAAAGGTTTTACCCTTGAACTTCTTAAAAATATGGACTTAAATGATGCTCAAAATGAGAAGTCACGTGGGCAGCTTGAGGTGGAACTCACATATAAGCCCTTCAAAGAAGATGAAATGCCAAAAACTTTTGAGGAGTCAAAAACACTGCAGAAGGCTCCTGAAGATACACCTGATGGTGGAGGTGTGCTTGTAGTCATTGTCCACGAGGCACAAGATGTTGAAGGGAAGCACCACACCAATCCATATGTGACAATTCTCTTTAGAGGCGAGAAGAGAAAGACAAAG CACGTAAAGAAAAACAGAGATCCAAGATGGGAAGAGGAGTTCACATTCATGCTGGATGAACCTCCCGTTAATGATAAATTGCATGTGGAAGTTCAAAGCAGTTCATCAAGGATTGGCCTGCTCCATCCCAAG